The DNA region AATTAAAATTCCCTGTTCCATTCAATAAAGCAATATCATATTTTACGTTATGGATAAGATACTCTTCTAATGCTGAGGAAAATATATCCAATCCAATTGATTCAAGATCTAATCCAAAGACATATTCAAGATAATGAATATTACCACTTAAATCATACATCGTATAATTCTCATTATCCCTATCTTTGACTAAATGATTGTATAATCTTTTTCCAATAGAAGATGAAAATGATGCTTTACCTATGTACATTGCTTTCTTAGAAAAATCTTTTGAGTTATAGCCAAATATCAAATATATTCCTTTTTTCTCTGCATTTGGAAATCTTAAATCAAGCCATGTGGTCTCCGTAAGTTTTGTAAAATACTTATTATCGTATACTTTATCCAATTCAATCAGTGGAATAGGATTTTTAGGAGCAAGTAATTCATTGAATTGTGTAATATTCTTATTCACAATTTCAACCATATTAATATAATCAGTATTCATAAATTATGCTATTATTTTTTAAAGTAACGCTAACGGTCACGTATATGAAACGTTTGGCATTTCGAAGCGATTTCCTGTCAAGTTACAACAAACTTTGATACGAGCTAAAATAATTGATAACGCACTGACTGACAAATGTTTTATACACGATGTTAGCGGTTCGGGCTTTGTTCTCGTACTTCCTGAATATATACTTAAAAATTTTTAAAGATTGTTCATTCCCAGTTATCATCGTTTTCTTTAAACTGTTTTTTATCCATTTTCAACGGCCCTATTATTACACCAGTAGTTTTTACAATGCCTTTTGTACCTGCCGTTAATGTAATAGTTCTGTTCGTCAGGTTTCCGGTTATATCCACTATTCCGTCCATCACATTTACTTCGGTATTGTTAAAATCATCTACATTAACCGTAAACTCGGTTCCACGTACAGAAGTTACAGCAGTTGGGGTTCTGACGTTCATTCTGATAATTTTATTTTTGATTTGTGCCTTTAATTTATCGGCTTCAAAAGTTGCCTGGTCTATTATTCCGCCACCTTCCTGAGAAACTTGTCCTATCCCCCGTGAGTTCACCGCATACATTTTGCCCCGCATCAGCGTTGGCGAATGGGTTCCATCATCGTTGATTCCAATGGTTATTACCGATTTTGAACTTAAAATTATGTCTTCCCCACCATTTTCAAGGGCATAGTGCAACTTTATCCTGCTGTTTTCGCCGGTGGCAATCCAATCGCCGGGAGCTATCTCCGCCGATTGTGTTTCGGACAAAGCGATTTGCTGCCCGTTTGATTTCACTACCATTACTTTCCCCGAAAAAGAAGTGATTTTACAATTGAAGTGAACCAGAGCCATTTTCGGTTTATCGTCCAATCCTTTGTAGCTTACATCGCCGCTGCCTTCCAGCGGTTTGTAATCTTTCATCATCCTGTCGTGGCTTACTTGTGCAACGGAATCGTTGTAATTTTTTTGCTTGGTGAGCATAATGGCAAGCTGCTGCTGCCTCATTACCTCGTCTTGCTGTTGCTGAGCGTTTGCTTTGTTATTATTGTTCATCGCATTGTTCAGCATACCGCCAACGATATTCAGCATAATTTGCTGTTGTAAATTAAGCGAACTGCCCGGAGAAGCGGACGGTTTTGCCGCTCCATTGTAATATCGGCAAGTTAGTTTGTGATTGCCGTTCATACCGCCACATTCAACGCATTGAGCGCCGCTGACAGCCGGTACCTGACTGTAAATATTTGCAGACACAAACAAAAACAGGGCAAATAAATAATATTTTGCCTTCATAACTATTGAGTTTTTATTGTTTCAATTCCCATTCGTAAATTTTGTCCTGTGCTGCACGGGCATCGGGCGCATCGGGCACAAGGAATAGGTATTTTTTCATATTAAATATAGCTTTTCTGTATTCTCCGATTTGTGCCTCAATTAACGCCATATTGTAATAAGCCGGCGGATAAGCAGTTGCGTGAATTGTTATCACTTTTTCATAGTAACTCAATGCCTCTGCATATCTTTTTTCATTATTGAGGGCATTTGCCTGAACAATGTACTTGCGCTGTTCTTCGGTTATGGCAGGTTTTTCTTGCAACTCGTTATAAGTTTTGGCGGCTGCCTGAAATTCGGCTAAGTCATTTTTAAGTTTTTGCGCTATATTATTATTAACGGAATCCTGATATACTTTGGTTTGTTGGTGTTGAAAGCTATTTAGAGCATCGGCTAAAACATATATGCTTCCATCATCACCCCAAGCAGTACCATCCGTGAATTTTCTATAAGAATCTTTAAAATGAATTGATTTAAGATTATCAATATAACAATCATAATAATCGTGCTCTGCTC from Bacteroidota bacterium includes:
- a CDS encoding tetratricopeptide repeat protein, whose translation is MKTTNILRLLLLLTVFVCSTVVNAQTTYETERFNNYPSMEQAKKNISDVLYKKHVSVSDSLGKINYKEAKVFDDRIELITKKDVRVFFFRDMFNTGDKNEITVFCSKEHFKKGETFPGAEHDYYDCYIDNLKSIHFKDSYRKFTDGTAWGDDGSIYVLADALNSFQHQQTKVYQDSVNNNIAQKLKNDLAEFQAAAKTYNELQEKPAITEEQRKYIVQANALNNEKRYAEALSYYEKVITIHATAYPPAYYNMALIEAQIGEYRKAIFNMKKYLFLVPDAPDARAAQDKIYEWELKQ
- a CDS encoding FecR family protein; the encoded protein is MKAKYYLFALFLFVSANIYSQVPAVSGAQCVECGGMNGNHKLTCRYYNGAAKPSASPGSSLNLQQQIMLNIVGGMLNNAMNNNNKANAQQQQDEVMRQQQLAIMLTKQKNYNDSVAQVSHDRMMKDYKPLEGSGDVSYKGLDDKPKMALVHFNCKITSFSGKVMVVKSNGQQIALSETQSAEIAPGDWIATGENSRIKLHYALENGGEDIILSSKSVITIGINDDGTHSPTLMRGKMYAVNSRGIGQVSQEGGGIIDQATFEADKLKAQIKNKIIRMNVRTPTAVTSVRGTEFTVNVDDFNNTEVNVMDGIVDITGNLTNRTITLTAGTKGIVKTTGVIIGPLKMDKKQFKENDDNWE